Proteins encoded within one genomic window of Theobroma cacao cultivar B97-61/B2 chromosome 7, Criollo_cocoa_genome_V2, whole genome shotgun sequence:
- the LOC18594875 gene encoding ammonium transporter 3 member 1, with protein MTRTLFSLPANLAPDEASPEWMNKGDNAWQLTAATLVGLQSIPGLLILYGGSVKKKWAVNSAFMVLYAFACVLVCWVLWGYRLSFGDKMIPFLGKPNGALDGEYLIQPAFLGSFPNATMVFFQGVFAAITLVLIAGALLGRMNFYAWMLFVPLWLTFSYTISAFSIWYPDGFLAKMGLIDYSGGYVIHLSSGVAGFTAAYWVGPRLTQDRERFPPNNILLMLAGAGLLWMGWTGFNGGDPYVVSTDASLAVLNTHVCTATSLLTWLALDLVFFKKPSVIGAVQGMITGLVCITPAAGVVQGWAAILMGLCSGSIPWFTMMVVHKRSELLQKVDDTMAVLHTHAIAGSLGGILSGLLAVPKLSALFYGAPLHYIGLFYGLAYGRAGAGLRQIGVQLLGILFVVALNIVSTSIICLLVQLIVPLRMSEEDMEIGDEAAHGEEAYAIWGDEEEKVDTKYRGSASKDKLPASRAAGQVEMT; from the exons ATGACCAGAACTCTGTTTTCCCTCCCTGCAAATCTAGCCCCTGATGAGGCCAGTCCAGAGTGGATGAACAAAGGTGACAATGCATGGCAGCTCACAGCAGCTACGCTTGTCGGCCTCCAAAGCATTCCAGGACTTCTTATACTGTACGGAGGGTCAGTGAAGAAGAAATGGGCCGTGAATTCAGCTTTCATGGTGCTCTACGCTTTTGCCTGTGTTCTTGTCTGTTGGGTGCTTTGGGGCTACAGATTGTCGTTTGGTGACAAGATGATTCCATTTTTGGGAAAGCCCAATGGCGCATTGGATGGAGAATATCTAATCCAACCAGCGTTTTTAGGGTCATTCCCCAATGCAACAATGGTGTTTTTCCAGGGTGTTTTTGCTGCTATCACTCTGGTTCTGATTGCTGGAGCTTTGTTGGggagaatgaatttttatgCTTGGATGCTGTTTGTGCCACTATGGTTAACCTTTTCCTATACCATTTCGGCTTTTAGCATATGGTATCCCGATGGATTTCTTGCAAAGATGGGACTGATAGACTATTCTGGCGGATATGTCATCCATCTATCTTCTGGAGTTGCAGGTTTCACAGCTGCATACTGG GTTGGCCCTCGTCTAACCCAAGACAGGGAGCGATTTCCTCCAAACAACATCCTTCTGATGTTAGCTGGAGCAGGTTTGCTGTGGATGGGTTGGACAGGGTTCAATGGAGGAGATCCCTACGTAGTCAGCACTGATGCTTCCTTGGCTGTACTGAACACCCACGTTTGTACTGCTACTAGCCTACTCACTTGGCTGGCACTCGATCTTGTATTCTTCAAAAAGCCTTCTGTCATCGGTGCAGTTCAAGGCATGATCACTGGTTTGGTCTGCATCACACCAGCTGCTG GGGTTGTGCAAGGATGGGCAGCAATACTAATGGGTCTTTGTTCTGGGTCAATTCCATGGTTCACCATGATGGTTGTCCACAAGAGATCTGAACTGCTTCAAAAGGTGGACGACACAATGGCTGTTCTACACACTCATGCCATTGCTGGAAGCCTAGGAGGAATACTTTCTGGCCTCTTGGCTGTACCAAAGCTTAGCGCCTTGTTCTATGGTGCGCCCTTGCACTACATTGGCCTATTTTATGGATTAGCATACGGTAGAGCTGGTGCTGGCCTTCGACAAATAGGAGTTCAGTTGCTTGGGATTTTGTTTGTTGTCGCTCTTAACATTGTGAGTACAAGCATAATCTGTCTCTTGGTGCAACTAATTGTGCCTTTAAGGATGTCTGAGGAGGATATGGAGATCGGTGACGAAGCTGCTCATGGGGAAGAAGCTTATGCCATTTGGGgtgatgaagaagaaaaggttgATACCAAGTACAGAGGATCAGCTTCAAAAGATAAATTGCCAGCAAGTAGAGCCGCAGGTCAAGTGGAGATGACATGA